One Candidatus Alcyoniella australis genomic region harbors:
- a CDS encoding SGNH/GDSL hydrolase family protein → MHPIHVIILAVWVVTVALEYLIEPRLLPLRPRRVLLANFVAGLPTLGLVCLLSPEGPHFNLLAPLLLSLFIAGRIFWVLGAAGLFERVAGRRPPLIVKLPAVVAAVGYCVFVGLFWGARAPVVLALCVALWGLMIVLGGIDRRALLRMLVVLGVAGLALELAIVFAAPRFIMRSTMAEWGVQLVLALGLCCMVWFNAGLVRRFNTTMLLSALLFIASFNGIYLTDYAQRMRPARYQVGRTTMYDLYFNLPSIPLADADCAPDCIGFRDRFGVAPEPAQGTTRVIWMGGSAVYGFGLDDEETIAIFTEQMLNSGDRRYEVLNAGIFGYDSANIMAYYARYVRRYNPHYLLIMTGFNDYHFSTGKDGRQNLISAIKALTVPGGGFDVDQPLFAVHTQERELMPDIGFLKLWQRMLWDVSRRDDSPDYSQGVPVPDFESNLDNLLALAAEDGARVLLITEPTKSSLVDQQRYQSYQQAMARVAARRDCPLLDLAAIFREDPFHERLFQYGDKVHPTGEGNRIIARLVVDWIQEHREQPVDR, encoded by the coding sequence TTTGTGGCCGGGCTGCCGACCTTGGGGCTGGTCTGCCTGCTGAGCCCTGAGGGGCCGCACTTCAACCTGCTGGCGCCGCTGTTGCTCTCGCTGTTCATCGCGGGTCGGATTTTTTGGGTGCTAGGCGCGGCGGGCCTGTTCGAGCGCGTCGCAGGTCGGCGGCCGCCGCTGATCGTCAAGCTCCCGGCCGTTGTCGCGGCTGTGGGCTACTGCGTATTCGTCGGACTGTTCTGGGGCGCTCGCGCCCCCGTGGTTCTGGCGCTGTGTGTAGCGCTGTGGGGCCTGATGATCGTCCTGGGAGGGATCGATCGCCGCGCGTTGCTGCGGATGCTGGTCGTCCTGGGGGTCGCGGGCCTGGCGCTGGAGCTGGCGATCGTGTTTGCGGCCCCGCGCTTTATCATGCGCTCGACCATGGCCGAGTGGGGAGTGCAGCTCGTGCTGGCGCTGGGGCTGTGTTGCATGGTGTGGTTCAACGCGGGCCTGGTCCGGCGCTTCAACACCACGATGCTGCTTAGCGCGCTGTTGTTTATCGCCTCATTCAACGGGATCTACCTTACTGACTACGCGCAACGGATGCGGCCCGCGCGATACCAGGTAGGCCGCACGACCATGTACGATCTCTATTTCAATTTGCCGTCGATTCCGCTGGCCGACGCCGACTGTGCACCGGATTGCATCGGCTTCCGCGACCGTTTCGGCGTTGCACCCGAGCCCGCGCAGGGCACCACGCGTGTGATCTGGATGGGCGGCTCTGCGGTTTACGGCTTCGGCCTGGACGACGAGGAGACCATCGCGATTTTCACCGAGCAGATGCTCAACAGCGGCGACCGCCGCTACGAGGTGCTCAATGCCGGGATCTTTGGTTATGACTCGGCCAACATCATGGCCTATTACGCGCGCTACGTGCGGCGCTACAACCCGCACTACCTGCTGATCATGACCGGATTCAACGATTATCACTTCTCCACCGGAAAAGACGGCCGACAAAATCTGATTAGTGCGATCAAGGCGTTAACAGTCCCCGGGGGCGGGTTCGACGTGGATCAGCCGCTGTTCGCGGTACACACGCAGGAACGGGAACTGATGCCCGATATAGGATTCTTGAAGCTCTGGCAGCGAATGTTGTGGGACGTCAGTCGGCGTGACGACTCACCGGATTACAGCCAGGGGGTGCCGGTTCCGGACTTCGAGAGCAATCTGGACAACCTGCTGGCCCTGGCCGCGGAGGACGGCGCCAGAGTGCTGCTGATCACCGAGCCGACCAAGTCCTCGCTCGTCGACCAACAGCGTTATCAAAGCTATCAGCAGGCCATGGCCCGCGTGGCAGCGCGCCGCGACTGCCCGCTGCTGGACCTGGCGGCGATCTTCCGCGAGGACCCGTTTCACGAGCGGTTGTTCCAGTACGGCGACAAGGTGCACCCCACCGGCGAGGGCAACCGCATCATCGCCCGGCTGGTGGTCGATTGGATCCAGGAGCATCGGGAGCAGCCGGTCGATCGCTGA